The genome window GACGTCGGCATCGACGAGCAATACATCCGTAGCACGTAGACGGCACCGGCGATCTGGTGTTACGGACTGTCGCCAGCTCGACACGCGATGAGCGACGTCACTGCTCACGCTCGAGCGCCTCGACGCCGACGAGCGGGTCGCCGGTGAGCGCGCGGACGTACGCGCCGCCGGCGATCGATACCTGTGAAAACTCCGCCTCGTCGAGATCGTACAGTTCGATCGCCCGGGCGGTGTCGCCACCGCCGACGACCGAGAAGCAGTTGGCGTCGGCGATCGTCGTCAAAACGGCGACGGTACCGTCGGCGAACCGCTCGTCCTCGAAGACGCCGAGGCCACCCTTGACGAAGACCGCGGCGGAGTCGGATGCGAACTCGGCGAATCGCCGAGCCGTCTCCGAGCCGACGTCGAGAAACGGACGTTCTTTCGACACCCCCTCGAGCGCCGTCTCCGCTCGCTCGCCGCCGTCGGCTTCGTAGGCGAGGTCCGTCGGGAGGGAGAGTCGGTCGCGGTCGGCCTCGAGGATGCGTGTGACGTCCGCCTGGTAGGCATCCCACTGGTGGTCGAACAGCGACGTGTCCGCGACGTCGTAGCCAACGTCGTGGCCGTCGGCCCGCAAGAAGAGTTCCCCGACGACGCCGCCGAGACAGAACCGATCGACGGTGTCGTCGAGGCACTCGAGGATCGGGATGGTGTCTTCGGCCTTCGTCCCGCCGAGGATCATCGTGACGGGGCCGTCGAACTCCCGTTCGCGGACGGCCGTGATCGCCGTGTACTCCTGTTCCATCACCCGGCCTGCGTAGGCGTCCATCACGCGCGGAAAGCCGACGATCGAGGCGTGTGATCGGTGGGACGCGGAGTACGCGTCCCCGACGTAGGCGTCAAACGCCGGGGCGAGCGTCTGGACGAGGTCCGTCTCGGCTTTGACATCGGGCGCTTCTTCGGGCAACTCGTCGTCGCACATCCGGACGTTCTCGAGGAGAAGGACGTCGCCGGGCTCGAGGGTGTCGATCGCCTCGAGCGCCTCGTCCCCGTCGGTGTCGGCGACGAACGCGACGGGACGATCGAGGTGGTCGGCGAGGAGGTCGGCGTGTGCCTCGAGCGAGACGAACGTCTCGCGGCCGGGCCGACCCTGGTGGGCCAGCAGGGTGATCGCGTGGTCGTCCGCGAGCAACTCCCGGATCGTCTCGGCGTGGCGGGCGAACCGTCGGTCGTCCTGGACGACCCCGTCCTCGACGGCCGCGTTGACGTCGATGCGGACCAGCAGTCGTCGTTCGGGCTCGAGGTCGTCGATCGTTCGGAACGTAGTCATGGCTGTGGGGTGGTCTTCGGGCTGTCAGTGGGAGACGGTCCGTTCGGCGTCGATGCTCTCTGACTCGCTCGCGACGTATCTCGCGAGTTTGATCATCTGGTTCGAGAAGCCGTACTCGTTGTCGTACCAGGCGAGCACTTTCACCGTGTCGTTGGCTGCGACCATCATGGACTCGAGATCGACGTACGAGGCGAACGGCAGCCCGACGATGTCCCGGGAGACGATCTCGTCGTCGGTGTAGCCGAGGACGCCGGCCAGCCTGTCGTCGGCTGCGGTCCGGATCGCGTTGGTCACTTCGTCTCGCTCGATGGTCTCCTCGATGTTGACAGTGATGTCGGTGACCGACCCGTTCGGCACCGGTACCCGCATCGCCATCCCCTCGAGTTTGCCCTCGAACTCGGGGAGCACGTCGCTGGTCGAACCGGCCGCGCCGGTCGTCGTCGGAACGATGTTCTCGGCGGCAGCGCGGCCACGCCGTCGTTTCTCGAGGGGGCCGTCCACGAGCGCCTGACTGCCGGTGTAGGCGTGGACGGTCGTCAAGAATCCAGAGACCACCTCGAACTCCTCGTCGAGAGCCTGCAGGACCGGCGCAACCGAGTTCGTCGTACAGGAGGCGTTCGAGAGGACGTCGTCACCCTCGTACTCCTCGTGGTTGACGCCGTAGACGAACATCGGGACCGCCGGTTCGCCCGTCGGCGGCGCCGAGATGATCACCTTGTCCGCACCCGCCTCGAGGTGCTTGGCAGCCTCGTCGTGGGTCCGGAACAGGCCCGTCGCCTCGAAGGCGATGTCGACGTCGAGCCCGTCCCACGGGAGGGCAGACGGCTCGCGCCCCGAGAGTAACTGAAACTCCTGGTCGTTCACGAAAAGGGTGTCCCCGCGACGAGAGACCCCTTCGAGGTGACCGTGAACCGAATCGTACGTGAGCAAGTATGCCATGTCGTCGTCGTCCATCACGTCGTTGATCGCTACGATATCGACGTCGTCGTGAGTTAGCGACGCCCGGAGGAGACACCGTCCGACCCGTCCAAATCCGTTGAGCCCGATTCGAAGCGGTTCGTCCGCTCCTGTATGTGTGCCGGTTGGATCGTCACTCATGATCCGGACTCCACCTCCGGCGTGTATATTTGTTGGGCCAAAGCGTTAGCAAGCGCTAGTTACAGGCCTTCTAATACGCGAACTCGACATGAATACCCCAACAGATACCACCGTCGTCGTGGAAAGCGGTACGGACGATGCACGCCCCCTCGCTCCCGGACCGTTCGATCGAGGCGTACGCCGCCGTGACCGAGCGCGACCTGCTCGAGCAGCTTCGCGAACTCGCCGAAACGCTATCCGAAGCTCGAATCCTGCACATCAACTCGACCGCGACGGGTGGCGGCGTCGCGGAGTTGCTCCGCTCGATCGTGCCGGTCTGTACCGACCTCGGTATCGAGACCGACTGGCTCGTCATGGACGCCGACGACGACTTCTTCGAGGTCACGAAGGCGGTTCACAACGGCCTCCAGGGAAGCGGCGAGCCGGTAACTGACGAGATGAAAGTCATTTATCGCGAGGTGACCGCGACCAACGCGGCCGAGATCCAAGCCGAGTACGACCTCGTGCTGGCCCACGATCCCCAGACGCTTGGCATGCTCGAGCGACTCGACGAACAGCTGCCAAACGCACCGATAATCTGGCGGTGTCACGTCGATCTCACCGAGCCGGTCGAAGACTATCTCGCGTTCGTCTCGGCGTACACCGACCCGATCGATCACGCGATCTTCAGCCGTTCGGCGTACGCGGTGGTCGACGTCCCGGCAACGAGCATCGTCTCCCCGTCGATCGATCCGATAACGGAGAAGAACCGACCGCTCGAGGACGCCGAGCTGGCGGCCGAACGCGACCGGCTGGATCCGCTCTCGTTCGACGCGCCAGTGGTGACGCAGGTGTCCCGTTTCGATCCGTGGAAAGACCAGTTCGGTACCCTCGAAGCGTACCGAACCGCCAAGAAAGCGGTCCCGGAGCTACAGTTGGCGCTGGCTGGCGGGATGGCTGGCGACGACCCGGAGGGACTGGAGCTGTACGAGCAGGTCGCCGCAGAGGCGGTCGACGACCCGGATGTCCATACCCTGACGGACCTCCCGGACGGAGCCATAAACGCCCTTCAGCGGCTGTCGGACGTCGTCGTCCAGAAGTCACTTCGCGAGGGGTTCGGTCTCGTCGTCGCGGAGGCGCTGTGGAAGCGCACGCCGGTCGTCGGTTCGACGGTCGGCGGGATCCCCCTCCAGGTCGAAGACGGCCGAAACGGCTACCTCGTCGAGCCTGACGACGCCATCGGTGCTGGCAATCGAATCGTCGACCTCCTCGAGAACGACGAACGCCGCCGGTCGTTCGGCGATAACGCCCGCGAGCGCGTCCGGGAACAGTTCCTGCTGCCAAGACAGTTGGTGGACCTGCTCGAGATCTTCGTCGACTCCCTGGGACTCGATTCCTGAACCGATCAGGAATCGGTACGGGAAGTCACGACGAAACCGCACCACCGATCCGACGAGCCCCACACAGTTATTCCTCGAGCCGGTGAAGCACCCGAAGACTCGCCTATGAGCCGGTTCATCGAATCGATACTGATACCGACCGACGGTAGCGATGGCGCACTCGCCGGAGCCGGACGCGGGATTGCGCTCGCATCGCGAATCGACGCGGATGTCCATGTACTGTCGATCGTCGAATCCCGACTCCGGGCGGGGGATCTCGACGAACTGGATCTCCAGTCGCTCGAGGAGCGCGCCGAGAAGGCGGTCGAAGAGATCGCCCGGCTGGCCGCGGACCACGACGAGGAAATAGCGGTTACGACGACGATCAGGAAGGGCACTCCGTTCCAGTCGATCAGGGAGTACGCCACGCGACGCGAGATCGACGTCATCGTTATGGGAACGAAGGGTCGAACGGGGCTCGACAGGGTACTCCTCGGCAGTGTGACGGAAAACGTTCTCCGGACGGCACGGACTCCCGTACTCGCGGTTCCGCCGAACGCCGACGAGCCTGCCATCGACAGGGTTCGGTTCGACCGGTTCCTCCTTCCTACGGACGGCAGCGACGGCGCGACGATCGCGGCCGAGTGGGGGATCGAACTCGCGGACCGACTCGAGTCGTCGATACACGCACTCTACTCGGTCGACATGGGCCCGTTCGCGGATGTGCCGGAAGCGGACGACCTCCTCGAGGCCCTCGAGTACAGAGCAGAGGCGGTCATCGACGCGGTCCGAGCGCGCGGCGAGGATGCCGGGGTGGGCGTCTCGGGGTCGATTGTGACAGGGTCGCCGATAACCGAGATACCCACGTATGCGACCGAAAACGACGTCGACGGCATCGTCATGGGAACCCACGGTCGGACGGGAATTGGACAGTGGTTCCTCGGGAGCGTGACCGAAAACGTGGTTCGTCAGGCCGAGGTGCCGGTGTTTTGCGTACCGGTGAGCGCAAAACACCCGTGACACCACTCGCAGACACCGTCAGTCACGCTTACTGGTCGTTGGCCACGGCGAGTTCCAGAACGAAACTCGAGGAGGAGACGATGTCGCCGATGCCGACCGTCCCCGCCGGTTCGTCGACGACGCGATTGGGGCAGGCGGCGACGGTGGGCGTGGTGAGGACGCCGCCGTCGGCCGTCTCGCCGAGGTGATCGGCGAGCAGGCCGATCGCTTCACGTCCCATCGCCGAGGGCTCGTACTCGAGGCCGGTTTCGAGGTCCGCGGATTCCGAGATGTGTCCCAGCGCCGCCTTGGTAGCGGCGTTGACGGCCGAAAACTCGAGGCCCCGTCGGAGCGCCTTCGGCGAGTGGTACGACTCCATCACAGCGAGGTGGTACTCCATCGCGTGGAGCTGGATACAGTCGACGCCGAGTTCCTCGCGAACCGCCTCAAGCATCCGGTAGTGGTCGAGAATCTCGTCGGGTTCGAACGGCGTTGCCTCCGACGGCGGTTCTGCGACGACCTCCAGGCCCGCGTCGTCGTGCAGTATCGTCAGCTCGTGCGTGTCCGCGCCGACGACGGTCGCCTCCGGCAGGATCCACTCGTACATGCTCGCTCTGAGGTCGTCGTCGTGGGTGACGGCGTACTCGACGTGGACGTCGACGTCGCTCCCCGACCGAAGCCGACGGATGACCTCGCGGGCGTGACGGTGGGTCTCCTCGTAGCCGTCCTCGACGTGGGCAGGGGTGAGGTTGTGATAGCCTGCGAGGAGTGCTCCGTCGACGGCCTCGCCCACCTGGTCGATCGCCTCGTCGAGTTCCCCCGCAGAGAGGTCGAACTCCGGCGGCCTCGAGGCAGCGATGAACCGGGTGTCTTCGGGTGCGGTCACGCCGAAAAACTCGTCTCCCGTCCGGAACTCGAACACCCAGTTGATCTTCGTCCGATCCGTGTTGACCGCTTCGGGGAGGGGTACGTACCGTACCTGCCCGTCATCGACGGTCGGATAGCGAATCTCGTCAGGGTGGTCGAACATCGATAGCTGTCGGTCCGAGACCAGGTACGTGTACGTGATCGGGGCTGTTCCCAGCGCGGTGAGCAGGTTCGTCATGATCCCCGTCTGGCCGCCCATCTGCTGGCTGTCGGGCTCGAGATCCGCCTCGAGCGTGGCGGCGAACGCGTCGGTCATCGCGATCTCGTCCCCTCGGCCAGCCGCCATCGTATGCGTGATCGCCGCGGCGAGTTCCCGTTTCGAGTGCAGCGGACTCGATGGCAGTTCGGAACCGGGATCGGACGGCCGCTCGAGAAACGATTCCAGCTCCTCGCCGACGCGGACGACCGCGTCGACGTTCGCGTTGTAGGCGACGAACACCGGCAGACCCTCGAGCGCGGCGATATCCGCCTCCAGTTGAGAGTGTGCGTCAGACATGGCACGGCTCCCTCCCAGTCCCAGCGGGATAATCCTGCGGTGGTCGGCGTCCGCCACCCGTGCGGACTTCCCCGTCGCTCGCGTGGTCAGAACGACGGATCGCTGACACGAAAAGTTATACGCCGATGGCTGGACGGTGGCCATACGACGGCCGACAGCCAGTCGTTACTCGAGGACGGTCTCGAGTCTGTCGATCAGTTCGGTGTTACCGACGTGGACCGGCACGCGCTGGTGGACGTCGGTCGGTTCGACCTCGAGGATCGACTGGCTCCCGTCGGAGGAGCGGCCGCCGGCTGCCTCGATGAGGTACGCGATCGGGTTCCCCTCGAACTGCAGGCGGAGTTTGCCACGAGGTGCCCCCTCGAGAGCGGGATACGCGAAGATCCCGCCGTAGGTCAGCACCTGGTTGACGTCGCCGATCATCGCGCCGCCATAGCGGAGCTTGTGACCCGGATCGGACTCGACCTCGCGGGCGTACGCATCGAACTCCTCGGGCCAGTCGGGGACGCGGCCGCCGAAGCCGTAGACGAGCGGATCGGCTGGGATGGTGACGTTCTCCTCGACGACGGTTCGTTCGCCGCCGGTGAGTTCGTACCTCGTAACCGAGCCGTCGCGGGCGTACGCCATCGTCGTGATCGGCCCGTAGAGGATCCAGCCCGAAGCGACCAGCGCGGTCCCTGGCGCAGGGAGCGGTTCGTCGTAGATGCCGAACACCGTCCCCATCGTATTGTTCGACTTGAGGTTCGAGGAGCCATCGAGGGGATCGACGGCGACGCAGTAGCCCTCACCCTCACAGTCGACGATCTCGGAGCGCTCTTCGCTTGCATACTGGGCGACGCCGTCGATCGACGTCAGCCGGTCTTCGAGCAACTCGTCGGCCCAGACGTCCGCCTCGGCCTGCGTCTCCCCACTGGGGTTTTCCTCGTCGACGTCGCCTCGACGACCGACCAGTCCTTGCCGGATCTCCGACGCCGAGCGGGCGATCGTCGCGACCACGTCGTCGACGGGATCGGGACCTGACATTCCTACTCGGTCGCCTCGAGTGCGGCGTCGGCCGTCTCCTCTTCGTAGATGACGAGCTCGAGGGCGTCTAGGATTCGGGTGGGGTCCTCACGCTGCCAGATGTTGCGGCCGACGGCCAGCCCTTTCGCGCCGGCGTCGACGGCGGCTTCGACCGTCGAGAGGAACTCGTGGTCGGAGGTCTTCGAGCCGCCGCTCATGACGACGTTCATGTCACCAGCACACTGGACGGCGTGGGCCATCGCGTCCTTGCTGCCGGGGTATTTGACCTTCGCGATGTCGGCACCCAGCTCGAGGCCGAGACGGGTTGCATACGAGATGACGTCCGGCTTGGTGTCGTTTTTGAGTCCCTGACCGCGCGGGTACGACCACATGACGACTGGCAGGTCGTGCTTGCGGGCGTCTTCCTGGACGTCGCGGAACTCTTCTGCCATCTCGACTTCGTGGTTCGACCCACCGTAGAGGGTGAAACCGACGGCGTCGGCGCCGATCTCGGCGGCGTAGTCGACCGAGCAGTTGACCGCCGAGTCGTACTCGCCCATCCAGAGGTTCGAGGTGCCGTTTACCTTCAACAGGAGGTTGACGTCGTCCTCGTAGCTCGGGTAGTAACCCTCTGCGATCCCCTTCTGGACGGCCATACAGGTAACGGCGTCGTGCGTCGCCGTCTCGAAGACCGTCGATGGATCGAGTTTCTCCGGTACCTCTTTGAAGTCGACTGGACCGTGTTCGAGGCCGTGGTCCATCGCCAAAATCAGTGACTTGCCGTCGCGAACGATCGGAGAGTCGTCGATCGGAATCATCTGATAGACGGTCCGACAGGCCGCTATAAATCTCTGATGGTCCGCTTTCACCGAATTTCTTACTCGAGTAGTACGTAATCGTCGAGCGACGGTTTCGTCGCCGAGGGCCGGCTCACTCGAGCAGTTCGCGAGCGTTGTATCGC of Natrarchaeobaculum sulfurireducens contains these proteins:
- a CDS encoding class I fructose-bisphosphate aldolase, which produces MIPIDDSPIVRDGKSLILAMDHGLEHGPVDFKEVPEKLDPSTVFETATHDAVTCMAVQKGIAEGYYPSYEDDVNLLLKVNGTSNLWMGEYDSAVNCSVDYAAEIGADAVGFTLYGGSNHEVEMAEEFRDVQEDARKHDLPVVMWSYPRGQGLKNDTKPDVISYATRLGLELGADIAKVKYPGSKDAMAHAVQCAGDMNVVMSGGSKTSDHEFLSTVEAAVDAGAKGLAVGRNIWQREDPTRILDALELVIYEEETADAALEATE
- a CDS encoding class 1 fructose-bisphosphatase; translated protein: MSGPDPVDDVVATIARSASEIRQGLVGRRGDVDEENPSGETQAEADVWADELLEDRLTSIDGVAQYASEERSEIVDCEGEGYCVAVDPLDGSSNLKSNNTMGTVFGIYDEPLPAPGTALVASGWILYGPITTMAYARDGSVTRYELTGGERTVVEENVTIPADPLVYGFGGRVPDWPEEFDAYAREVESDPGHKLRYGGAMIGDVNQVLTYGGIFAYPALEGAPRGKLRLQFEGNPIAYLIEAAGGRSSDGSQSILEVEPTDVHQRVPVHVGNTELIDRLETVLE
- a CDS encoding universal stress protein, with amino-acid sequence MSRFIESILIPTDGSDGALAGAGRGIALASRIDADVHVLSIVESRLRAGDLDELDLQSLEERAEKAVEEIARLAADHDEEIAVTTTIRKGTPFQSIREYATRREIDVIVMGTKGRTGLDRVLLGSVTENVLRTARTPVLAVPPNADEPAIDRVRFDRFLLPTDGSDGATIAAEWGIELADRLESSIHALYSVDMGPFADVPEADDLLEALEYRAEAVIDAVRARGEDAGVGVSGSIVTGSPITEIPTYATENDVDGIVMGTHGRTGIGQWFLGSVTENVVRQAEVPVFCVPVSAKHP
- a CDS encoding phosphoglycerate kinase, producing MTTFRTIDDLEPERRLLVRIDVNAAVEDGVVQDDRRFARHAETIRELLADDHAITLLAHQGRPGRETFVSLEAHADLLADHLDRPVAFVADTDGDEALEAIDTLEPGDVLLLENVRMCDDELPEEAPDVKAETDLVQTLAPAFDAYVGDAYSASHRSHASIVGFPRVMDAYAGRVMEQEYTAITAVREREFDGPVTMILGGTKAEDTIPILECLDDTVDRFCLGGVVGELFLRADGHDVGYDVADTSLFDHQWDAYQADVTRILEADRDRLSLPTDLAYEADGGERAETALEGVSKERPFLDVGSETARRFAEFASDSAAVFVKGGLGVFEDERFADGTVAVLTTIADANCFSVVGGGDTARAIELYDLDEAEFSQVSIAGGAYVRALTGDPLVGVEALEREQ
- the gap gene encoding type I glyceraldehyde-3-phosphate dehydrogenase; this encodes MSDDPTGTHTGADEPLRIGLNGFGRVGRCLLRASLTHDDVDIVAINDVMDDDDMAYLLTYDSVHGHLEGVSRRGDTLFVNDQEFQLLSGREPSALPWDGLDVDIAFEATGLFRTHDEAAKHLEAGADKVIISAPPTGEPAVPMFVYGVNHEEYEGDDVLSNASCTTNSVAPVLQALDEEFEVVSGFLTTVHAYTGSQALVDGPLEKRRRGRAAAENIVPTTTGAAGSTSDVLPEFEGKLEGMAMRVPVPNGSVTDITVNIEETIERDEVTNAIRTAADDRLAGVLGYTDDEIVSRDIVGLPFASYVDLESMMVAANDTVKVLAWYDNEYGFSNQMIKLARYVASESESIDAERTVSH
- a CDS encoding ADP-dependent glucokinase/phosphofructokinase encodes the protein MSDAHSQLEADIAALEGLPVFVAYNANVDAVVRVGEELESFLERPSDPGSELPSSPLHSKRELAAAITHTMAAGRGDEIAMTDAFAATLEADLEPDSQQMGGQTGIMTNLLTALGTAPITYTYLVSDRQLSMFDHPDEIRYPTVDDGQVRYVPLPEAVNTDRTKINWVFEFRTGDEFFGVTAPEDTRFIAASRPPEFDLSAGELDEAIDQVGEAVDGALLAGYHNLTPAHVEDGYEETHRHAREVIRRLRSGSDVDVHVEYAVTHDDDLRASMYEWILPEATVVGADTHELTILHDDAGLEVVAEPPSEATPFEPDEILDHYRMLEAVREELGVDCIQLHAMEYHLAVMESYHSPKALRRGLEFSAVNAATKAALGHISESADLETGLEYEPSAMGREAIGLLADHLGETADGGVLTTPTVAACPNRVVDEPAGTVGIGDIVSSSSFVLELAVANDQ
- a CDS encoding glycosyltransferase yields the protein MHAPSLPDRSIEAYAAVTERDLLEQLRELAETLSEARILHINSTATGGGVAELLRSIVPVCTDLGIETDWLVMDADDDFFEVTKAVHNGLQGSGEPVTDEMKVIYREVTATNAAEIQAEYDLVLAHDPQTLGMLERLDEQLPNAPIIWRCHVDLTEPVEDYLAFVSAYTDPIDHAIFSRSAYAVVDVPATSIVSPSIDPITEKNRPLEDAELAAERDRLDPLSFDAPVVTQVSRFDPWKDQFGTLEAYRTAKKAVPELQLALAGGMAGDDPEGLELYEQVAAEAVDDPDVHTLTDLPDGAINALQRLSDVVVQKSLREGFGLVVAEALWKRTPVVGSTVGGIPLQVEDGRNGYLVEPDDAIGAGNRIVDLLENDERRRSFGDNARERVREQFLLPRQLVDLLEIFVDSLGLDS